One part of the Glycine max cultivar Williams 82 chromosome 14, Glycine_max_v4.0, whole genome shotgun sequence genome encodes these proteins:
- the LOC100499997 gene encoding Agamous-like MADS-box protein MADS9-like, with protein MGRGKIEIKRIENSSNRQVTYSKRKNGILKKAKEITVLCDAQVSLIIFAASGKMHDYISPSTTLIDILERYQKTSGKRIWDAKHENLNGEIERLKKENDSMQIELRHLKGEDINSLNYKELMALEDALETGLVSVREKQMDVYRMFRRNDKILEEENRELTFLWQQRLAVEGAREVDNGFDQSVRDYNSHMPFAFRVQPMQPNLQERI; from the exons ATGGGGAGGGGTAAGATTGAGATCAAGAGGATCGAGAACTCAAGCAACAGGCAAGTTACCTACTCAAAGAGAAAGAATGGGATCCTTAAGAAAGCTAAGGAAATCACTGTTCTATGTGATGCTCAAGTTTCTCTTATCATCTTTGCTGCATCTGGAAAGATGCATGACTACATCAGCCCTTCTACCAC GTTGATAGACATATTGGAGAGGTACCAGAAGACCTCAGGGAAGAGGATTTGGGACGCCAAGCATGAG AACCTAAACGGCGAAATTGAGAGACTCAAGAAAGAGAATGACAGCATGCAAATTGAGCTCAG GCACTTGAAGGGAGAGGATATTAACTCTCTTAACTACAAGGAGCTGATGGCCTTGGAGGATGCCTTAGAAACTGGTCTAGTCAGTGTCCGAGAGAAACAG ATGGATGTCTACAGGATGTTCAGGAGAAAC GACAAGATCTTGGAGGAGGAGAACAGGGAACTTACTTTTCTCTGG CAACAACGTTTGGCAGTGGAAGGTGCGAGAGAAGTGGACAACGGGTTTGATCAGAGCGTAAGGGATTACAATTCCCATATGCCATTTGCCTTTCGTGTGCAGCCTATGCAGCCAAATCTTCAAGAAAGGATCTAA